One Gloeothece verrucosa PCC 7822 DNA window includes the following coding sequences:
- a CDS encoding D-glycero-alpha-D-manno-heptose-1,7-bisphosphate 7-phosphatase, whose protein sequence is MAKRAVFLDRDGVLNVEAGYIRRVEDLHLIPKVAQAVRKLNNLGIFCCLVSNQSGPARDYYPVSHVEALHQRLSQLLFEQAGAKLDALYYCPYLSPAAGGVNPEFTAWSSWRKPNTGMLVAAAWANDLDLKQSFMVSDKVTDVDMAHNAGLKGVLVSKNAGKPVIGGYLHRTKPDYLAKDLNEAVTWISKQIKKNLE, encoded by the coding sequence GTGGCTAAACGGGCTGTTTTTTTAGATCGGGATGGGGTTCTCAATGTAGAGGCGGGTTATATTCGCCGCGTTGAGGACCTTCACCTCATTCCCAAAGTCGCCCAGGCAGTTAGAAAACTTAATAATTTAGGCATCTTCTGCTGTCTGGTTTCTAATCAATCCGGCCCGGCAAGGGATTATTATCCTGTCTCTCATGTCGAGGCCCTTCATCAACGGTTATCTCAACTTTTATTTGAGCAAGCGGGTGCAAAACTCGATGCTCTCTATTATTGCCCTTATTTGAGTCCGGCAGCCGGCGGGGTTAACCCAGAATTTACCGCTTGGAGTAGCTGGCGCAAACCGAATACCGGTATGCTAGTAGCCGCAGCATGGGCTAATGACCTTGATCTTAAACAAAGTTTTATGGTGAGCGATAAGGTCACCGATGTGGATATGGCTCATAATGCTGGTTTAAAAGGCGTTTTGGTGAGTAAGAATGCAGGTAAGCCGGTTATAGGCGGCTATCTCCATCGCACTAAACCCGATTATCTTGCTAAAGATTTAAATGAGGCGGTAACATGGATCTCTAAACAAATCAAAAAAAATCTTGAGTAA
- a CDS encoding glycosyltransferase family 9 protein translates to MRILALVPGGIGDQILFFPTLEDLKQKYPNSTLDVIVEPRAKSAYRICPYVHEVLLFDFKDRNGLADYLNLLGVIRDREYDVAISLPQRWTIGLLLWLNGIPVRVGYKTNTSVRKEFRTPIFLTNAVPLKTEQYAAYMYHDLLQGLDIQTPTPPLKVTLPKDDIDWAEAEQKRLEIKDTGYIIIHGGSSTSAAIKGVDKNYPLPQWQKIVDEILAKQPDLPIVLLQGPEDPQWVKQLLEGHPNLKVTKPTDVGKLAAIIAGANLMLCTDSPPMHLSVAVGTYTIALFGPTVAEKLLPPDPTRYIGIQSKSGNLADIKPETILEAMWRG, encoded by the coding sequence ATGCGAATACTAGCTCTTGTACCTGGGGGAATTGGCGACCAAATACTCTTTTTCCCCACCCTCGAAGACCTTAAGCAGAAATATCCTAACTCCACGCTCGATGTGATCGTGGAACCCCGTGCTAAATCTGCTTATCGGATTTGTCCTTATGTTCATGAAGTCCTGCTTTTTGATTTTAAAGACCGCAATGGCTTGGCAGATTATCTTAACTTATTAGGGGTGATCCGCGATCGAGAATATGATGTCGCTATCTCCCTCCCACAACGTTGGACTATCGGGTTACTGCTTTGGTTAAATGGTATCCCTGTACGAGTCGGTTACAAAACCAATACCTCGGTGCGGAAGGAGTTCCGCACCCCAATCTTTTTAACTAACGCTGTGCCTCTGAAAACGGAACAGTATGCGGCTTATATGTATCATGACTTACTCCAAGGGTTGGATATTCAAACACCTACCCCACCCCTAAAAGTCACCCTGCCTAAAGATGATATAGACTGGGCCGAAGCCGAACAAAAACGCCTCGAGATCAAAGATACTGGCTACATTATCATTCACGGCGGTTCAAGTACATCAGCCGCCATTAAAGGAGTAGATAAAAATTATCCTCTTCCTCAATGGCAAAAAATCGTCGATGAGATTCTCGCTAAACAGCCAGACCTTCCCATTGTTTTATTACAAGGGCCTGAAGACCCTCAATGGGTAAAACAGTTGCTCGAAGGTCATCCTAATCTTAAGGTGACAAAACCAACGGATGTAGGGAAACTAGCCGCGATCATTGCCGGGGCGAATCTAATGTTATGTACTGATAGCCCTCCCATGCACTTATCGGTAGCCGTCGGAACTTATACCATTGCCTTGTTTGGTCCCACAGTTGCCGAAAAACTTTTACCCCCCGATCCAACTCGTTATATTGGAATTCAATCCAAGAGCGGCAATCTTGCCGATATCAAACCAGAAACTATACTTGAAGCAATGTGGCGTGGCTAA
- a CDS encoding tetratricopeptide repeat protein, with translation MVSLLVAVPLVSLPMAARYYLMQGDRFLQQQQISQAIEAYSTAIRFQANFATVYLRLGKALQKNQQFQEALIAYDKAFLINPRLNVEPELAKDLNRLGVALSKENDLLDAITAYQRAVSVDPLLIEAQNNLGEALLSQEEWQEASQVFAQIIQFDPENAAAYTNLGNAFFQGEQWSQASEAYEKALELKPQNATILDRYAQALVKLERFQIAENIYLKAITLAPNRGDLYNGLGEVLYQQQKIPEAIAAYQQALRLGPKKAVIYKNLCYARHTQRQYEEALKLCRQARALDPSEGGAKFYIQEVERTLAIYKNPQLLKMPERIPSRQRDPLIALKRSIVKIIVKTHSYRGIGTGWLVKREGKKGWIVTNRHVITNSEQKEEENSHIEVEFYSQPLAGEVRRRKAAKIWQKTAPNDGLDLAVLEVSNIPQDIQPLSLSGEPPPIASKITVIGNPITGDDWSVALGAVQSTTDQALFLSVSLAPGNSGGPVLNSNEQVIGVVVKAGLFCPQPAVNTPMNLSLNKLGCGVAFPMPLVQARLKNWGL, from the coding sequence ATGGTGTCGCTGTTGGTGGCTGTGCCTCTGGTGAGTCTCCCTATGGCGGCTAGATACTATCTCATGCAGGGCGATCGCTTTTTGCAACAACAACAAATTTCTCAGGCGATCGAAGCTTATTCCACCGCGATTAGATTTCAAGCCAATTTTGCTACAGTTTATTTACGCTTAGGAAAGGCTTTACAGAAAAATCAACAGTTCCAAGAAGCTTTAATCGCTTATGATAAGGCTTTTTTAATTAATCCTCGTTTAAATGTTGAACCCGAGTTAGCAAAAGATTTAAATCGTTTAGGAGTTGCCCTCTCTAAAGAAAATGATTTATTAGACGCTATTACCGCCTATCAAAGAGCCGTTTCTGTTGATCCTTTGTTAATAGAGGCTCAGAATAATTTAGGAGAGGCTTTACTTTCTCAAGAAGAATGGCAAGAAGCTAGTCAAGTTTTTGCTCAAATTATTCAATTTGACCCCGAAAATGCGGCTGCTTATACTAACTTGGGAAATGCTTTTTTCCAAGGAGAACAATGGTCACAAGCCAGTGAGGCTTATGAAAAAGCTCTCGAGCTTAAGCCGCAAAATGCTACAATTCTTGACCGTTACGCCCAAGCCCTCGTCAAACTAGAAAGGTTTCAAATAGCCGAAAATATTTATCTCAAAGCCATTACCCTTGCTCCTAATCGAGGAGATTTATATAATGGGTTAGGAGAGGTTTTATATCAACAACAAAAAATTCCTGAAGCTATAGCGGCTTATCAACAAGCCCTGCGACTTGGCCCTAAAAAGGCTGTTATTTACAAAAATTTATGTTATGCTCGCCACACTCAACGACAATATGAAGAAGCTCTGAAATTATGCCGTCAAGCGAGGGCTTTAGATCCTTCTGAAGGCGGCGCTAAATTTTATATACAGGAAGTTGAGCGCACTTTAGCGATCTACAAAAATCCACAACTGTTAAAGATGCCTGAACGCATCCCGAGCCGCCAACGCGATCCACTCATAGCATTAAAGCGTTCTATTGTCAAGATTATTGTTAAAACTCATAGTTATCGGGGCATTGGCACAGGATGGCTGGTGAAACGAGAAGGAAAAAAAGGGTGGATAGTGACTAACCGTCATGTGATTACTAATTCAGAGCAAAAAGAGGAGGAAAACTCTCACATTGAGGTAGAGTTTTATAGTCAACCCTTAGCGGGTGAAGTTCGTCGTCGCAAAGCGGCTAAAATTTGGCAAAAAACGGCTCCTAATGATGGGTTAGATTTAGCGGTGCTAGAAGTTAGCAATATTCCCCAAGATATACAGCCATTGTCTTTGTCTGGTGAGCCGCCACCTATCGCTAGTAAGATTACGGTAATTGGAAATCCCATTACAGGGGATGATTGGTCAGTGGCTTTAGGTGCAGTACAATCAACCACAGACCAAGCATTATTTTTATCAGTCAGTCTAGCACCTGGAAATTCTGGAGGGCCTGTTTTAAACTCAAATGAACAGGTTATTGGGGTGGTGGTTAAGGCGGGTTTATTTTGCCCTCAACCGGCGGTGAATACTCCCATGAATCTATCCTTGAATAAGTTGGGTTGTGGTGTGGCGTTTCCGATGCCATTAGTGCAAGCAAGATTGAAAAATTGGGGTCTTTAA
- a CDS encoding DUF3598 family protein — protein sequence MELKQQNWNNFIANHLSNWHGIWTRYSPQGEITESFQSLRGFCANPEQNEITQTNRYQYADGKILEKTWKFDQQSNNLSDGLFHPDNELMRGIFFSSGPAAWITTQLALDSYLAVELFFKQEKLRHSVGIIYDKQGNLFRTANIREDATGFPSQYWSTQLEQLPQRSDSGNWQGTSVTMTRDLNISDPIPTGGPNEFRTELHWGWKDHQVFFLPDGVSISCPDKISLGKSFVIAASWLVTSSQKQQLIVEYDESGAFCSLTLELLESVFEKLSNK from the coding sequence ATGGAACTTAAACAACAAAACTGGAATAATTTTATTGCTAACCATTTGTCTAACTGGCACGGAATTTGGACAAGATATTCTCCTCAAGGAGAAATTACAGAATCTTTTCAAAGTCTTAGAGGCTTTTGTGCTAATCCAGAACAGAACGAAATTACCCAAACCAATCGTTATCAGTACGCTGATGGTAAAATCCTCGAAAAAACCTGGAAATTTGATCAGCAGTCAAATAATTTGTCTGATGGTCTATTTCATCCAGACAATGAATTGATGAGGGGAATCTTCTTTTCATCAGGTCCTGCGGCTTGGATAACAACCCAGTTAGCCCTAGACTCTTATTTGGCAGTTGAACTATTTTTTAAACAGGAGAAATTACGCCATAGTGTAGGGATTATTTATGATAAGCAGGGAAATTTATTCAGAACAGCCAATATTCGTGAAGATGCCACCGGTTTTCCTAGTCAATATTGGTCAACGCAACTCGAGCAATTGCCTCAAAGAAGTGATTCAGGTAATTGGCAAGGAACATCTGTTACCATGACTCGAGATTTAAACATTTCTGACCCTATACCGACTGGGGGACCGAACGAGTTCCGCACTGAGCTACATTGGGGTTGGAAAGACCATCAAGTTTTCTTTTTACCTGACGGGGTTTCTATTAGTTGCCCAGATAAGATTAGCCTGGGAAAATCTTTTGTTATAGCCGCCAGTTGGCTCGTTACCTCTAGCCAAAAGCAACAATTGATCGTTGAATATGACGAGTCTGGGGCTTTTTGCTCCCTGACCCTGGAATTGTTAGAGAGCGTGTTTGAGAAATTGTCAAATAAGTAA